The window GACGGGACAGGCCCGCTTCGCGCGGCCCGTCGCACAATGGTCCCCCATGATGGGAGAGCCGGCGAAGAGTCAGGTCGAAGCGGTCTATGCCCGGCTGGTTGAAAGGTTCGGTTCCGAACGAGCCAACTTGATCGCCAAGCACACCCGCAACCTCTTCATCTTTCCGAATCTTATCATAAACGACGTCCAGGCAGTAACCGTCCGCACATTCTATCCGGTGCGCCACGACCGGATGAGCGTCAACTCCTGGGCGCTCGGGCCGAAGAACGAGCCAGCCGAACTGAGAAAATTGAGACTCGACAACTATCTCACGTTCCTCGGGCCGGGCGGCTTCGCCACGCCCGATGATGTCGAGCTCCTCGAAAGCTGCCAGCGTGGTTTCGCCAATCGAGAAGCCGAATGGTCCGACATCTCTCGGGGCATGGGAAATCCGGCCCAAGATGCTTTGGGTGAGGAGCAGATGCGCGCGTTCTGGCGGCGGTGGGCCCAACTGATGGATGACGGCGGTGTGGACGTGACTAGTGGAGGACAAGTATGACCTTCAGACCACTACGCCTCGAGGTCGAGGATTTCCTGTATCGTGAGGCAGCCCTTCTCGATTCATGGCGCCTTGACGAGTGGCTGTCCCTCTTTTCGGAACGCGGCACGTACGAAATACCGGCGCCCGACGATCTGAACGGAAATTCGGATAGTTCGCTCTTCGTTGTTGCAGACGACTTTGCCAGGCTGAAAGACCGTGTCGTGCAGCTTCTTGGCGATAAGGCATGGGCGGAACGCCCGCGCTCGCGTACGCGACGCATCTTGAGCAATGTGATAGCGGAGGAGCTTCAGACTGGGGAGGTCGACGTCTGGACGAATTTCGTCGTCTATAGAACTAGGCTCGACAAGATCAGTGTCTTCTTCGGACGTCATCAACATATTTTGGCCCGCCACGAAAGTAGCTTCAAAATTCAAAAAAGGCGCTCGGTGCTGGATTTGGAATCGCTGCAGTCCGTGGGCAAAGTCAGCTTCATTCTCTAAGGCGGCCCATGACAGTTCAGAACAGGCAGTGGATTTTGGCACGACGACCCAGGGGTGAGGTACGAGTCGACGACTTTGAACTGATCTCCAAACCCCTGACGACGTTGCAGAGCGGACAGGTTTTGGTCCGCGTACAAGCCTTCGCAAACGCACCCGCGATGCGCGAGTGGATGGAC is drawn from Bradyrhizobium diazoefficiens and contains these coding sequences:
- a CDS encoding aromatic-ring-hydroxylating dioxygenase subunit beta; this translates as MTFRPLRLEVEDFLYREAALLDSWRLDEWLSLFSERGTYEIPAPDDLNGNSDSSLFVVADDFARLKDRVVQLLGDKAWAERPRSRTRRILSNVIAEELQTGEVDVWTNFVVYRTRLDKISVFFGRHQHILARHESSFKIQKRRSVLDLESLQSVGKVSFIL